One stretch of Prunus persica cultivar Lovell chromosome G1, Prunus_persica_NCBIv2, whole genome shotgun sequence DNA includes these proteins:
- the LOC109946462 gene encoding uncharacterized protein LOC109946462 encodes MAFSSCKLVGGGSLPSAVGENQFPWKRSVTTTPKRALPLQVRSEGKRKIEAPKAFGVSRRDLMLCLPAGTLAAATLFPIKPAEARIVKPEIRRKIQEKFEKIREQFGLSKPKTNDGKEPYPSPPSSEEKKPQTLPPAPPQNAQGSLLVPPVEAILP; translated from the exons ATGGCATTCTCAAGTTGCAAGCTGGTGGGCGGCGGTTCGCTTCCTTCGGCAGTCGGAGAGAACCAGTTCCCCTGGAAGCGCTCGGTGACGACAACCCCGAAGAGAGCTCTTCCTCTTCAG GTGAGAAGTGAGGGAAAACGCAAAATAGAAGCTCCAAAAGCCTTTGGCGTTTCACGAAGAGATTTGATGTTATGTTTGCCTGCTGGGACACTGGCAGCAGCCACTCTTTTTCCTATAAAACCTGCGGAAGCGCGCATTGTCAAGCCCGAGATCAGGAGGAAAATTCAAGAGAAGTTTGAGAAGATCAGGGAACAGTTTGGGTTGTCAAAGCCAAAGACCAATGATGGGAAAGAGCCATACCCATCACCACCATCGTCGGAGGAGAAAAAGCCTCAAACTTTGCCCCCTGCACCACCTCAAAATGCTCAAGGAAGCCTGCTTGTACCACCAGTGGAAGCAATTCTGCCTTGA
- the LOC18789770 gene encoding uncharacterized protein LOC18789770 has translation MEAGQGSPSYYRVLGVSSDSSIEDIRRAYRKLAMQWHPDRWTRTPSLLGEAKRKFQLIQEAYSVLSDQRKRTMYDAGLYDPDEEDDEGFCDFVQEMVSLMAESRREAKNYSMEDLQTMLMEMAQGFESPPPSLFCGQSAFEQSGCFKTKRTRLESHSGVDRGSALHVPSLGNGFFSF, from the exons ATGGAAGCCGGACAGGGTTCGCCATCTTATTACAGAGTTCTTGGTGTCAGTTCGGACTCTTCCATTGAAGATATAAGGCGTGCTTACCGCAAGCTTGCTATG CAATGGCATCCGGACAGGTGGACAAGAACACCTTCTTTGTTGGGTGAAGCCAAGCGAAAATTCCAGCTTATTCAAGAAGCCTATTCAG TGTTATCAGACCAGAGGAAGCGGACCATGTACGATGCAGGCTTATATGATCCTGATGAGGAAGACGACGAG GGATTCTGTGATTTTGTGCAAGAAATGGTCTCTCTCATGGCCGAATCCAGAAGAGAG GCAAAGAATTATAGCATGGAGGATCTACAGACAATGTTGATGGAGATGGCCCAAGGGTTCGAGTCTCCTCCTCCGTCTTTGTTCTGTGGACAATCAGCTTTTGAACAGTCTGGATGCTTCAAGACCAAGAGGACGCGTCTAGAATCTCATTCAGGGGTGGACAGAGGCTCAGCTCTACACGTACCAAGCCTAGGAAATggcttcttttcattttag
- the LOC109946463 gene encoding WAS/WASL-interacting protein family member 3-like encodes MPIKMRCFKPPALAMIAMFLLIASVAGPVYADETPPAPGEEKCGSCSQSPPPPSPPPPSPPPPSLPPPSPKKPPPSTPYCPPPPSTPSTPSTPSTPSTPSTPSTPLIYITGPPGDLYPVDHSFNGASRSLVTGLPVLVGCGLLGLLLAFW; translated from the coding sequence ATGCCGATCAAAATGCGTTGCTTTAAACCTCCGGCCCTGGCTATGATTGCCATGTTCCTTTTGATTGCCTCCGTTGCAGGTCCAGTCTACGCTGACGAAACCCCACCCGCGCCTGGCGAGGAAAAGTGCGGCTCGTGCTCTCAAAGCCCCCCTCCGCCATCACCGCCACCACCATCTCCGCCGCCACCGTCATTGCCGCCGCCTTCTCCCAAAAAACCACCGCCGTCCACTCCGTACTGCCCTCCGCCGCCATCGACGCCATCGACGCCATCGACGCCATCAACGCCATCAACGCCATCAACACCGTCCACGCCGTTGATATACATCACCGGTCCACCGGGGGACTTGTACCCTGTTGACCATAGTTTCAATGGTGCTAGCCGGAGTTTGGTCACGGGGTTACCGGTTTTGGTTGGCTGTGGATTGTTGGGTCTTCTTCTGGCCTTTTGGTGA
- the LOC18789778 gene encoding uncharacterized protein LOC18789778, whose amino-acid sequence MPPIASRPSFLSFIVIVLTILLGPIPTLTQAGKPHHINFRSPNLYPEGVTYDPSAQHFIVGSLHHRIIVSVSDAGIADTLISDPTLPENVSVVGLTVDSVNNRLLANIHALAPLPEFNALAAYDLRTRQRLFLSPLPSDDVSDGTRQIANDVAMDFKGNAYVTNSAGNFIWKVNAQGEASIFSKSRAFTAQPVDRDLPYSFCGLNGVAYNSKGYLLVVQSNTGKMFKVDAEDGTARLVLLPEDMHFADGIAIRSDGVVLVVSHKTLWFLKSQDSWGEGAVYDKIDLDPKGFPTSVAVGAEDRAYVLRGHVMEGMTGNVEREEFSIAEVRSVKESKEESVWIFVLIGLGLAYFLFWRFQMRQLVGNLNKKTN is encoded by the coding sequence ATGCCTCCAATCGCATCCAGACCATCGTTTCTCTCCTTCATTGTCATCGTCCTCACCATCTTGCTGGGCCCAATCCCAACCCTAACCCAAGCCGGAAAGCCCCACCACATCAATTTCCGATCCCCAAACCTCTACCCAGAAGGCGTCACCTATGATCCATCCGCCCAGCACTTCATTGTCGGCTCCCTCCACCATCGCATCATAGTCTCCGTCTCCGACGCCGGCATCGCCGACACCCTAATCTCCGACCCTACCCTCCCCGAAAACGTCTCCGTTGTCGGCCTCACCGTCGACTCCGTCAACAACCGCCTCCTCGCCAATATTCACGCCCTGGCCCCGCTCCCCGAATTCAACGCCCTCGCTGCCTATGACCTCCGCACGCGCCAACGCCTCTTCCTTTCCCCTCTCCCCTCAGATGACGTCAGCGACGGGACACGTCAGATTGCGAACGACGTCGCGATGGACTTCAAGGGCAACGCCTACGTCACCAACTCGGCCGGCAACTTCATCTGGAAGGTCAACGCCCAAGGGGAGGCCTCTATCTTCTCCAAGTCTCGGGCGTTCACTGCGCAGCCCGTGGACCGAGACCTACCGTATAGTTTCTGCGGCCTAAACGGCGTAGCTTATAACAGTAAGGGGTATCTTTTGGTGGTGCAATCGAATACGGGCAAGATGTTCAAGGTGGACGCGGAGGACGGGACGGCGAGGCTGGTGCTGCTGCCGGAGGACATGCATTTCGCCGACGGGATCGCGATCAGAAGcgacggcgtcgttttggtgGTGTCCCATAAGACGCTATGGTTCTTGAAGAGCCAGGACAGTTGGGGGGAGGGTGCGGTTTATGACAAAATTGACCTCGACCCCAAGGGTTTTCCTACTTCGGTGGCGGTCGGGGCGGAGGACAGGGCGTATGTGCTGCGTGGGCACGTCATGGAGGGTATGACGGGAAATGTGGAGAGGGAGGAGTTTAGCATTGCGGAGGTGAGATCGGTGAAGGAGAGCAAGGAAGAGAGTGTTTGGATTTTCGTTTTGATCGGCTTGGGATTAgcttatttcttgttttggagGTTTCAGATGCGCCAGCTTGTTGGCAATTTGAACAAAAAGACCAATTAG